From the genome of Acidobacteriota bacterium, one region includes:
- a CDS encoding ABC transporter permease, with protein MSSLIPILETAFGALSANKMRSFLTMLGVIVGVSAVIAMVSIGQGASASVKENFVRLGTNLLYVSAGSTFRGGVRGGLESAVSLKAEDAEAIVKECPSVAMASPYVTLGAQVVYRNKNWFTSIAGTGKDFPAIRKWPVEEGRFFGKSEIRAVAKVCVLGKTVVANLFEEEDPIGKVIRIRKIPFIVIGVLSERGQSFGGHDQDDTIIVPYTTAQKRLLGIDHIRRILVSAVSEDKTDEAEEEIRALLRKKHNLSPSEEDDFWIRNLSDISQAAGEATKTMTLLLAGIASVSLIVGGIGIMNIMLVSVTERTREIGIRRAVGAKRRDILLQFIVEALTLSITGGIIGILCGTIGSKLLSSFAGWPSLISLNSIGLAFLFSAGVGIFFGYYPARKASLLDPIDALRYE; from the coding sequence ATGAGCAGTCTTATTCCAATCTTAGAGACGGCGTTTGGCGCCCTTTCCGCAAATAAGATGCGTTCTTTCCTTACTATGCTTGGGGTGATCGTTGGGGTGAGTGCAGTGATCGCTATGGTGAGCATCGGGCAAGGGGCGAGCGCCAGTGTGAAGGAGAATTTTGTCCGTTTGGGGACCAACCTCCTCTATGTTTCGGCAGGAAGTACCTTTAGAGGCGGTGTTCGTGGAGGGTTAGAATCCGCAGTGAGCCTCAAGGCAGAGGATGCGGAGGCGATAGTGAAGGAGTGTCCTTCGGTGGCGATGGCTTCTCCCTATGTTACTTTGGGAGCACAGGTCGTATATCGGAATAAGAACTGGTTTACCTCAATAGCGGGAACAGGAAAGGATTTCCCTGCGATAAGAAAGTGGCCCGTTGAAGAAGGAAGGTTTTTCGGTAAATCGGAGATCCGGGCAGTAGCCAAGGTTTGCGTATTGGGGAAGACGGTTGTTGCTAACTTGTTTGAGGAAGAAGACCCGATCGGCAAGGTGATAAGGATAAGAAAGATCCCCTTCATCGTTATCGGTGTTCTCTCGGAGCGAGGACAGTCATTTGGAGGTCATGATCAGGACGACACTATCATCGTCCCTTACACCACTGCCCAGAAAAGGCTCCTCGGCATCGACCATATCAGACGAATCCTCGTCTCCGCAGTATCCGAGGATAAGACCGATGAGGCAGAGGAGGAGATAAGAGCCCTTCTCAGAAAGAAGCATAATCTCTCTCCTTCTGAGGAGGATGATTTTTGGATAAGGAACCTCTCCGACATATCCCAGGCAGCGGGAGAAGCCACCAAGACGATGACATTACTTTTAGCAGGTATCGCTTCCGTTTCCCTCATCGTAGGTGGTATCGGGATTATGAACATAATGCTTGTTTCAGTGACTGAGAGAACACGGGAGATCGGAATAAGGAGGGCGGTTGGGGCTAAAAGGCGTGATATCTTGCTCCAATTCATAGTGGAGGCACTTACCTTGAGCATCACCGGGGGAATTATTGGTATACTTTGTGGAACAATAGGTTCCAAGTTGCTCTCCTCTTTTGCCGGTTGGCCCAGTCTGATCTCCTTGAATTCCATCGGGCTTGCCTTTCTCTTCTCTGCCGGGGTGGGGATATTCTTCGGCTATTATCCGGCGCGCAAGGCGTCTCTTCTCGATCCTATAGATGCGCTTCGTTATGAGTAG
- a CDS encoding M24 family metallopeptidase: MGLTRRDFIKNAGLGVAALGFGRGLPLPEVKFGNKGSEALLVKSKEHPPVADFDRLPLSWYKRTVRRLKEKAGARGVDAILLQNRWNIIYFTGLFHTTTERPFNVLIPVREDAIFWYHPGLDRDLVTSWWCTDSEYYFDYLHAKGGFPNLGKVVQGKTVDLFLWLLSGIKKRGFGDKMIGIDRELTPLELKKIKKVLPKARFVNISDICIKMRMVKTPEEIALIQRAMDYFSKIHAFARDYILEHGTDATDFEVANATREYGVDLIMKDIKHDGRPHNAVGITIGIACRTGVATAYPHPNQFFYKKIEKGDALQVAGVVRIGGYGGELYRCFQIYPWDEYREKVWDVVTECVYIQERDSRAGVTCSDVAKKIHDYQVKMGLQKLIYHRPAHGQGMEGHQPPYIALGDYTVLEEGMTFSVEPGLYDPENGFGYNPSDCLLVTKKKGVLMGSVPYSKEWCFLKL; this comes from the coding sequence ATGGGTTTAACGAGGAGGGATTTTATAAAAAATGCGGGCTTAGGGGTTGCTGCTTTAGGCTTTGGTAGAGGACTTCCCCTTCCCGAGGTCAAATTTGGTAATAAGGGGTCAGAGGCTTTACTCGTAAAGAGCAAGGAGCATCCCCCGGTGGCTGACTTCGATCGCCTTCCCCTTTCCTGGTACAAGAGGACGGTTAGAAGACTGAAGGAGAAGGCGGGAGCGCGGGGCGTGGATGCTATCCTTCTTCAGAACAGATGGAATATAATCTATTTCACCGGTCTTTTCCACACCACTACTGAAAGGCCGTTCAATGTCCTTATTCCGGTTCGGGAGGATGCCATATTCTGGTATCATCCGGGGCTCGATCGGGACCTCGTTACCTCCTGGTGGTGCACCGATAGTGAGTATTACTTCGACTACCTTCATGCAAAGGGTGGATTCCCTAATCTCGGCAAAGTGGTTCAGGGCAAAACTGTCGATCTTTTCCTTTGGCTCCTTTCCGGGATCAAGAAGCGCGGTTTTGGGGATAAGATGATAGGGATCGATAGGGAGCTTACCCCGTTAGAGCTCAAGAAGATCAAGAAGGTTCTTCCCAAGGCGAGGTTCGTCAACATAAGCGATATCTGCATCAAGATGCGAATGGTGAAAACACCGGAGGAGATAGCGCTCATCCAGCGGGCGATGGACTATTTCAGTAAGATCCATGCCTTTGCCCGGGACTATATCCTGGAACACGGAACCGACGCCACCGACTTCGAGGTGGCTAATGCTACTCGGGAGTACGGGGTTGACCTAATAATGAAGGATATAAAGCACGATGGAAGACCACATAATGCAGTAGGGATCACCATCGGCATAGCCTGTCGTACTGGTGTGGCTACCGCTTATCCCCATCCCAATCAATTCTTCTACAAGAAGATAGAGAAGGGAGACGCCCTTCAGGTAGCCGGTGTTGTCAGGATAGGGGGTTATGGTGGTGAGCTTTACCGTTGCTTCCAGATTTACCCCTGGGATGAATACCGAGAAAAGGTATGGGATGTGGTGACGGAGTGCGTCTATATCCAAGAGAGGGACTCCCGTGCCGGTGTCACCTGCTCTGATGTGGCAAAGAAGATCCACGATTATCAGGTGAAGATGGGGCTTCAAAAGCTCATCTACCATCGCCCTGCTCATGGACAGGGGATGGAGGGGCATCAGCCTCCTTACATCGCTTTAGGGGACTATACCGTTCTTGAGGAGGGGATGACCTTTAGCGTTGAGCCAGGCCTCTACGATCCAGAAAATGGCTTCGGCTACAATCCGAGCGATTGCTTACTCGTTACCAAGAAAAAAGGGGTGCTAATGGGCAGCGTCCCCTATAGTAAGGAGTGGTGCTTCCTCAAGCTGTAG
- a CDS encoding pyridoxal phosphate-dependent aminotransferase has translation MKLAKRMSRLGTETAFEVLAKAKELEAQGKSIIHLEIGEPDFDTPKNIRKAGVEAIEKGWTHYTPAAGIPELRKAIAEYISKTRGIEIDPKEVVAVPGGKSIIFFTILALVDEGDEVIYPNPGYPIYESVINFVGAKAVPIPLKEEKDFRLDISELAGLITDRTKLIIINSPQNPTGGVLTEDDLSQIAELVKKHDIYVLSDEIYSEILYDGEKHHSISKVPGMKERTIILDSFSKTFAMTGWRLGYGVMPVELAEQITKLMINSNSCNAGFTQKAGVEALTGPWDDVRGMVAEFTRRRDVIVEGLNKIPGISCRKPKGAFYVFPNITGTGKDSKFLESYLLEEAGVAVLSGTAFGKYGEGYLRLSYANSLENIKEALSRIDKAIRAL, from the coding sequence ATGAAATTAGCCAAGAGAATGAGCAGATTAGGTACTGAGACCGCCTTCGAAGTATTGGCGAAAGCCAAAGAACTCGAGGCACAGGGAAAAAGTATAATTCACCTCGAAATAGGTGAACCAGATTTCGACACTCCGAAAAACATCCGCAAGGCGGGTGTTGAGGCGATAGAGAAGGGGTGGACTCACTATACCCCAGCTGCTGGTATACCTGAACTGAGAAAGGCGATCGCCGAATACATAAGCAAGACGCGGGGGATCGAGATTGACCCTAAAGAAGTGGTCGCCGTTCCCGGTGGTAAATCAATAATCTTCTTCACCATCCTCGCTCTGGTGGATGAGGGGGACGAGGTCATCTATCCCAATCCTGGCTATCCCATCTACGAATCGGTGATCAACTTCGTAGGAGCAAAGGCGGTTCCCATTCCCCTAAAGGAGGAGAAGGATTTCAGGCTCGATATCTCAGAACTCGCGGGGCTGATCACTGACAGGACGAAGCTCATCATCATAAACTCCCCTCAGAACCCAACTGGTGGAGTACTCACCGAAGACGATCTCTCCCAGATAGCTGAGCTCGTGAAGAAACATGACATATATGTTCTTTCAGATGAGATCTATAGCGAGATCCTCTATGATGGGGAGAAGCATCATTCGATATCCAAGGTGCCGGGGATGAAGGAACGGACGATCATCCTCGACAGTTTCTCCAAGACCTTTGCTATGACCGGTTGGCGTCTGGGCTATGGGGTAATGCCCGTCGAGCTTGCGGAACAGATCACCAAGTTGATGATAAATTCAAATTCCTGCAATGCCGGTTTCACCCAAAAGGCAGGGGTGGAAGCACTTACCGGTCCCTGGGATGATGTAAGGGGTATGGTGGCGGAATTTACCAGGAGGCGCGATGTCATAGTCGAGGGATTGAATAAGATACCCGGTATAAGCTGTCGCAAGCCGAAGGGTGCTTTCTATGTCTTCCCCAATATAACGGGAACGGGAAAGGACAGCAAGTTTTTGGAAAGCTATCTCTTGGAGGAAGCGGGGGTAGCGGTTCTCTCGGGGACCGCTTTCGGGAAATATGGCGAAGGTTATCTCCGGCTTTCCTATGCTAATTCCTTAGAGAATATCAAAGAAGCACTCTCTCGGATAGATAAAGCCATCCGAGCACTTTAA
- a CDS encoding efflux RND transporter periplasmic adaptor subunit: MKKKTIGILIGIIGSIAIIVVGYTFIQKGENNKLEYQTAKIKRGDLKQVVMATGSLSPITQVEVGSQVSGRIAKLYADFNSRVKKGQVVAEIEQSLFITRVKQAEANYKMAEAALHKAKVNLMTMKRKYKRAVELFKKGMLSEEERDAAEDAYLSAQADLRSAEARLAETKAALDSAKVDLEHTVITSPVDGIVIARNVDVGQTVAASFQAPVLFLIANDLTKMQVDCNVDEADIGKVKEGQRATFVVDAYPEELFSGRVVQVRFNPVEVQNVVTYDTIIEVENPDLKLRPGMTATVSIITAERKDVLLVPNKALEFKPPNLSPEKLREELAKRFRRERGENINSPRSQQANLKGRRAGGRRRFKVIWLLKEGELVPTPVVIGVSNDNYTEIVRGRVEEGDVVVVGVRGSYSSNRSSSARFRFGPFGPPRRRR; this comes from the coding sequence ATGAAGAAGAAAACCATAGGGATATTGATCGGGATCATCGGTTCTATTGCCATCATCGTTGTTGGTTATACCTTCATCCAGAAAGGAGAGAATAACAAACTCGAGTACCAGACGGCGAAGATAAAAAGGGGTGATTTGAAACAAGTGGTGATGGCTACCGGCAGTTTGAGCCCTATTACTCAAGTCGAGGTGGGGAGTCAGGTATCAGGTAGGATTGCCAAGCTCTATGCTGATTTTAATTCCCGGGTTAAGAAGGGACAGGTGGTAGCGGAGATCGAGCAATCGTTGTTCATCACTCGGGTGAAGCAGGCGGAGGCGAACTATAAGATGGCGGAGGCAGCTCTTCATAAGGCAAAGGTAAATCTTATGACTATGAAGAGGAAGTACAAGCGGGCGGTTGAGCTTTTCAAGAAGGGGATGTTGTCGGAGGAGGAGAGGGATGCCGCCGAGGATGCCTACCTTTCTGCGCAGGCGGATCTTCGCTCGGCTGAGGCGCGGTTGGCGGAAACTAAAGCGGCGCTCGATTCCGCCAAGGTGGATCTTGAACATACGGTGATTACCTCCCCGGTAGATGGGATAGTGATAGCGAGGAATGTGGATGTGGGGCAGACGGTAGCTGCCTCCTTTCAAGCGCCGGTCTTATTCCTCATCGCCAACGACCTTACCAAAATGCAGGTGGATTGCAATGTAGACGAGGCGGATATAGGTAAGGTAAAGGAGGGACAGCGGGCTACTTTTGTGGTCGATGCTTATCCTGAAGAGCTTTTTTCGGGAAGAGTGGTTCAGGTTCGATTCAACCCAGTTGAGGTTCAAAATGTAGTTACCTATGATACCATAATCGAGGTGGAGAACCCAGACCTCAAGCTAAGGCCAGGGATGACCGCTACCGTTTCCATAATTACTGCCGAGAGGAAGGATGTGCTTTTGGTGCCGAATAAGGCGCTTGAGTTCAAGCCTCCGAACTTGTCTCCGGAGAAATTGAGGGAGGAGCTCGCTAAAAGATTTAGAAGGGAGAGAGGGGAAAATATCAACTCTCCGCGAAGCCAGCAAGCCAATTTAAAAGGACGGCGAGCTGGAGGAAGGAGACGGTTTAAGGTGATCTGGCTGTTAAAGGAGGGTGAACTCGTCCCCACACCGGTAGTTATTGGTGTTTCAAACGATAACTATACCGAAATTGTGCGGGGAAGGGTTGAGGAAGGGGATGTGGTAGTAGTTGGCGTGAGAGGATCTTATAGCTCCAACAGGAGCTCTTCCGCACGTTTTAGGTTTGGTCCTTTCGGTCCTCCGCGGAGAAGGCGGTAG
- a CDS encoding formate/nitrite transporter family protein, which translates to MEKLFLTQEEIARSIDEACQKKVSFSFMRTYVLAILAGVYIGFGAHLYTVVTTGELGKSWFGLNKFLGGSVFSVGLMLVIIAGSELFTGNSLLSAGVISGRVKLRQVFRNWAIVYFGNFTGSVLLALMISRSGILKGAVGENALNIAYYKATALSFNEALLRGIGCNWLVCLAIILATSARTTAGKVWGIYFPIMAFVASGFEHSIANMYFIPAGIFIKSLVGTKGIYTALNWTSMFLNNLIPVTIGNIIGGALFVGLPYALLYGKTKKG; encoded by the coding sequence ATGGAAAAATTATTTCTTACCCAGGAAGAGATAGCTCGTTCAATTGATGAAGCCTGCCAGAAAAAGGTTTCCTTCTCCTTTATGAGGACATATGTCTTAGCCATATTGGCAGGGGTCTACATTGGGTTTGGAGCACATCTCTATACAGTGGTGACCACCGGCGAGCTGGGAAAATCTTGGTTCGGCTTAAACAAATTCTTGGGGGGAAGTGTATTCAGCGTGGGCTTGATGCTGGTCATCATCGCCGGCTCTGAGCTATTCACCGGGAATTCTCTCCTCTCAGCTGGGGTAATAAGTGGAAGGGTAAAACTCCGCCAGGTCTTCCGGAATTGGGCTATCGTCTACTTCGGGAACTTCACCGGCTCAGTACTTCTCGCCCTTATGATATCCAGAAGCGGGATCCTAAAAGGGGCAGTAGGGGAGAATGCACTCAATATAGCCTATTATAAGGCAACCGCTCTCTCCTTCAACGAAGCGCTCCTTCGCGGAATAGGCTGTAATTGGCTGGTGTGCCTCGCCATAATCCTCGCCACCTCAGCGAGAACCACAGCGGGCAAGGTGTGGGGAATATATTTCCCCATTATGGCGTTCGTCGCTTCCGGCTTCGAGCACTCGATTGCCAATATGTACTTCATTCCTGCCGGGATATTCATCAAGAGTTTAGTCGGAACTAAAGGTATCTATACCGCCTTGAATTGGACATCTATGTTCTTGAACAACCTGATCCCGGTAACTATTGGAAATATCATCGGGGGTGCTTTATTCGTGGGGCTTCCTTACGCCCTTCTTTACGGGAAAACCAAAAAAGGCTGA
- a CDS encoding polysaccharide deacetylase family protein: MRKYLVIFVSIVIILPGLLLSAPATAKDKDTPPVYVVFWFDYEDYISGNPSNEAAIRIAEIMRKNGVKAVFKVVGMKAEEIEKKGLSEVISALAFHEVGFHSYNHSIHPTIGEYLKGKGFAEGVAEFKRREEKGELAVRRVFGRVPICYGQPGSAWAPQVYPVLREWGIKLYLDEGDHIGIDNQPFWYLGVLNIYRMRSTVIKLHALATEDDLKRAEEKAKRAWSLLRKRGGGVISTYSHPLEFVTKTYWDRLNFKEGKNTPPGKWVKPPLRSKEEIELSFRHLDEYTKFLLSLPGVRSVSGSELLHLYRDLAPEASYPPSSVLLLARSVVDNISFVVMDGYSLSPGEVFSVLVNFFASYEKEGKIPNRVKLTPIFEGPTARITTTGERVLRSDFCSAVNRLQKVFSKEHRIPNFIEVGKVKLAPADFLATLGWVTERVLSGEEVGKEFPIVKGHPSFERYVFGRDIWQWSVFPKGFSAPDLIELARLQAWTLKPAILHPEGGW; encoded by the coding sequence ATGCGTAAATATTTGGTCATTTTCGTTTCCATCGTCATTATTTTGCCTGGGTTGCTCCTTTCAGCACCTGCTACCGCAAAGGATAAGGATACTCCTCCGGTTTATGTCGTTTTCTGGTTCGATTATGAGGATTATATCTCGGGGAATCCCAGCAACGAGGCAGCGATAAGGATTGCGGAGATTATGAGGAAGAATGGGGTGAAAGCGGTATTTAAGGTGGTAGGGATGAAGGCTGAGGAGATAGAGAAAAAGGGGTTGTCCGAAGTCATCTCCGCCCTCGCTTTCCATGAAGTTGGCTTCCATAGCTACAATCATTCGATACATCCCACTATAGGAGAGTATCTGAAGGGAAAGGGGTTTGCTGAAGGCGTCGCTGAGTTTAAACGGCGCGAGGAGAAGGGGGAGCTGGCGGTAAGGAGGGTATTTGGACGAGTCCCCATCTGTTATGGACAACCTGGCTCCGCTTGGGCACCGCAGGTTTACCCTGTCCTCAGGGAGTGGGGGATAAAGCTTTACCTCGATGAGGGGGATCACATAGGGATAGATAATCAGCCCTTCTGGTATTTAGGCGTACTCAATATCTACCGAATGAGGAGCACGGTGATAAAACTCCATGCCCTTGCTACTGAGGATGATTTAAAAAGGGCAGAAGAAAAGGCAAAACGGGCTTGGTCGCTTCTAAGGAAACGGGGTGGCGGAGTGATAAGCACCTATTCTCATCCTCTGGAGTTCGTTACCAAGACCTATTGGGATAGGCTTAACTTCAAGGAGGGGAAGAATACCCCACCTGGTAAATGGGTGAAACCGCCTCTCCGTTCAAAAGAGGAGATAGAGCTAAGCTTTAGGCATCTCGATGAATATACCAAATTTCTCCTTTCCCTTCCCGGGGTAAGATCGGTTTCAGGCAGTGAACTCCTTCATCTCTATCGCGATCTTGCTCCTGAAGCCTCCTATCCCCCCTCTTCAGTACTTCTTCTTGCCCGTTCCGTGGTGGATAACATCTCTTTTGTTGTTATGGATGGCTATTCCCTTTCTCCCGGCGAGGTGTTTTCCGTTCTGGTTAACTTCTTCGCCTCTTATGAAAAGGAGGGGAAAATACCCAACAGGGTAAAATTAACCCCCATATTTGAGGGACCAACTGCTCGCATTACTACCACTGGGGAGAGGGTTTTGCGCTCCGATTTCTGCTCTGCGGTAAACCGGCTTCAGAAGGTGTTCTCCAAGGAGCATCGGATACCCAATTTTATCGAGGTAGGAAAGGTGAAGCTCGCTCCGGCCGATTTTCTCGCCACCTTGGGCTGGGTGACCGAGCGGGTTCTCTCGGGAGAGGAGGTGGGAAAGGAGTTTCCTATTGTGAAGGGGCATCCTTCTTTTGAGCGTTATGTCTTTGGAAGAGATATTTGGCAATGGTCGGTTTTCCCTAAAGGCTTTTCCGCCCCCGATCTCATAGAGCTTGCCCGGCTCCAGGCGTGGACGCTTAAGCCGGCGATTCTTCATCCTGAAGGGGGCTGGTGA
- a CDS encoding discoidin domain-containing protein has protein sequence MNSKKTKILFIIFIFFLLTSFFTYPLIFRMGSWVHDLGDPLLNSWIIAWDIHALTTDPLNLFNANIFYPLSKTLTYSENLLPTAIMAAPIYLISGNPILAYNFAFLLSYIIAGVGAYLLVKRITKSDLAGIFAGIVFAFNPFKMDHLSHLQIQSCGFIPFTLLYLHKFIEKPTVKNSFFLSFFFFLQALSCLYYGLFLAVSLFLITIPLLLVEREKITLNTATKLIIGASPPILLLIAIAIPYHQAFSKLGFERPILEGANLTSYLATSSINLIYGKITASLGNHELRLSFGIIPILLTLFLLKKPLLKMLRSIWTLRAGNGKWAKRGFITLDILMAISGFNFLFTLLLGGYVLKLGALKISSHSPINSFYIFFILFLIKVTLVNRRILPTLSEEGKAIVTYSFLGFFALLFSMGKTVSLFGIELGKGPYHLLHNYVPGFRGIRVPGRFAIIVGISLVVLSSIGFKRLVLARGGRKSIIIASIILILLSLEYISIPLPMEKVPVGKEVPEVYRFLAKEKGDFAIVEIPFLRPIPQEAIYVYFSSYHFKKLVNGYSGYFPPTTYFFHYYGRKFPNRDIIDILQYIGVKYVVVHLDKMGKHKRKYFRRNLAHFGEELKLKKRFGSDLLFVLSPRKVSLREIKLDPTKEIPPSLWRAKANFSNECVRNAYDRDYKTRWSPGRPQSPGEIFEVEFNKREKVAKIALTPGAYTHDFPRKIIIEKSDDGENWEIISPVRSPASFLFNQLLENPKHPWQVFIFPPVETKYLRLLQMGKDPVYWWSIYEITFYRE, from the coding sequence ATGAATAGCAAAAAAACAAAAATTCTTTTTATAATCTTCATTTTCTTCCTGCTTACCTCATTCTTCACCTATCCTCTAATCTTCAGAATGGGAAGCTGGGTACATGATTTGGGCGATCCTTTGCTCAACAGCTGGATCATCGCCTGGGATATCCATGCCCTTACCACAGACCCCTTAAATCTCTTCAACGCCAACATCTTCTATCCCCTTTCCAAAACCCTAACCTATTCAGAAAACCTGCTTCCAACCGCCATAATGGCTGCTCCGATTTACCTTATCAGCGGAAATCCCATCTTAGCTTACAATTTCGCCTTTCTGCTCTCTTACATTATCGCCGGAGTTGGCGCTTATCTTTTGGTTAAAAGGATAACGAAAAGCGACCTCGCCGGTATCTTCGCTGGCATCGTCTTCGCTTTTAACCCGTTCAAGATGGACCACCTAAGCCACTTACAGATACAGAGTTGCGGGTTCATCCCCTTTACCCTACTCTACCTTCACAAGTTCATCGAGAAACCCACCGTGAAGAACTCGTTCTTCTTATCCTTCTTCTTCTTCCTGCAAGCCCTTTCTTGTCTTTATTATGGACTGTTTTTAGCGGTCTCGCTCTTTCTCATTACAATACCCCTCCTCCTTGTTGAACGAGAAAAGATAACCTTAAACACCGCCACCAAACTCATAATCGGCGCCTCACCACCGATCCTATTGCTCATCGCCATCGCCATACCCTATCATCAGGCGTTTTCTAAACTCGGCTTCGAGCGTCCCATCCTCGAGGGGGCGAACCTGACAAGCTATCTCGCCACCTCCTCAATAAATTTAATCTACGGTAAGATTACCGCCTCCTTGGGCAATCATGAACTAAGGCTCTCCTTTGGGATTATCCCTATACTTCTAACCCTCTTTCTTCTTAAAAAACCCCTCCTCAAAATGCTTCGTTCCATATGGACCTTAAGGGCGGGAAACGGCAAATGGGCCAAGAGAGGCTTCATCACCCTGGATATATTGATGGCGATAAGCGGATTTAACTTCTTGTTCACTCTCCTTCTTGGAGGGTATGTATTAAAGCTGGGAGCGCTCAAGATATCCTCTCACTCTCCGATAAACTCGTTTTATATCTTTTTCATCCTTTTCCTTATAAAAGTAACCTTAGTCAATCGAAGGATACTCCCCACTTTATCCGAAGAGGGCAAAGCGATCGTAACCTACTCCTTCCTTGGTTTTTTCGCCCTCCTCTTCTCTATGGGGAAAACGGTCTCCCTCTTCGGCATAGAACTGGGCAAGGGTCCTTACCACCTCCTTCACAACTATGTTCCCGGTTTCAGAGGGATAAGGGTACCAGGGAGATTCGCCATTATAGTGGGAATAAGCCTCGTTGTTCTCTCAAGCATTGGCTTTAAACGATTGGTTCTTGCTCGGGGAGGAAGAAAATCCATCATTATCGCCTCCATAATCCTCATCCTCCTCTCCCTGGAATATATATCCATTCCCCTTCCAATGGAAAAGGTCCCGGTAGGGAAGGAGGTTCCTGAGGTCTATCGGTTTCTGGCTAAGGAGAAGGGTGATTTTGCCATCGTGGAGATCCCCTTCCTTAGACCCATTCCCCAAGAGGCGATATATGTCTATTTCTCCAGTTATCATTTCAAGAAATTGGTAAATGGATATAGTGGATATTTTCCTCCCACTACCTACTTCTTCCACTACTACGGAAGAAAATTCCCTAACCGGGATATAATAGACATCCTTCAATATATAGGGGTCAAATATGTGGTGGTTCATTTAGATAAAATGGGCAAACATAAAAGGAAATACTTCCGGCGAAACCTAGCCCACTTTGGAGAAGAACTTAAGCTTAAAAAGAGGTTTGGCTCTGATCTTCTCTTTGTCCTCTCCCCTCGTAAGGTAAGTTTGCGCGAGATAAAGCTCGACCCCACCAAGGAAATTCCTCCCTCTTTATGGAGGGCGAAGGCTAATTTCTCCAACGAATGTGTCAGAAACGCTTACGATCGAGATTACAAAACCCGCTGGTCTCCGGGACGACCTCAAAGCCCAGGGGAGATATTCGAGGTAGAATTCAATAAGAGGGAGAAGGTAGCAAAGATCGCCCTTACCCCAGGCGCCTATACCCACGATTTCCCAAGGAAGATAATTATAGAAAAATCGGATGACGGAGAAAATTGGGAAATAATCTCTCCCGTTCGCTCACCCGCATCATTTCTCTTTAACCAACTACTCGAAAACCCAAAACATCCCTGGCAGGTGTTCATCTTTCCTCCGGTAGAGACGAAATACCTTCGTCTTCTCCAGATGGGGAAGGACCCGGTCTATTGGTGGTCGATATACGAGATCACCTTCTATCGGGAGTAG